The Dama dama isolate Ldn47 chromosome 11, ASM3311817v1, whole genome shotgun sequence genome segment tttccagcatcagggtcttttccagtgaggcagtttttggagtcaggtggccaaagtactggagtttcagcttcagcatcagtccttccagtgaacacccaggactgatctcctttaggatggactggttggatctccttgcagtccaagggactcttaagagtcttctccaacaccacagttcagaagcatccatttttcagcgctcagctctctttgtggtccaactctcatatccacatatactggaaaaaccatagctttgaccatatggacatttgtaggcaaagtaacatctctgctctttactatgctatctaggtttgtcatagctttccttccaaggagtaagtgtcttttaacttcgtgtctgcagtccccatctgcagtgattttggagctccaaaaaataaaatctgtcactgtttccactattaccccatctatttgccatgaaattctGGTAACACTGGGCCCTTATTCCGTGACCACTGCCGCTGATCAATGAGCACTTCAAATGTGCTTCAGACACTGCTGGATGAGGTGAGCTGTATGTGTTCATATTTAACCTGAGACCGACTCAGATCTTTTAGcatctgcattttacagatgaggaaatgggtcCGAAAGGTTAAGTAGGTTGCAGCCAGGTCAGCAGAACCAGGAGTCAGACCCCACACCCCAACCCCCCACCAACTCCCTGCTTGTAATGTCACGTTATACTTCCTTGCCTTTCTGGGCCATTAGTGGGCCAAGACTTACTTGCAGTTTACTTACCGGTCAGTATCTCCTGAGTGCTGTTTGTCGGCTGTGCTTCACTTGTAAATTGTCTCCACCTCCGCCGGAGTTGGCTGCTgctgtttttgctgttttctggATGAGGAGACTGGGAGGGGTCAAGGGACggggcccagggtcacacagccggCTCCTGGGCCGCAGTTGCACAGGGCTGGGCGGGCTTTGGCGCTCTGTGCTGCTGCCGACCCTCACGGTGTCTCTGCAGCCGCTCCTGAGAGCTCTCCCGGAGCCTCAGAGTGGGTGCGGGGGAGAGCAGAGAAGGGCTTCTGAGACTGTTAGCCTGTGCCTTAAGGGGGGAGTCAGATCATTCTTCCATCCTGACACAGACCGTGGAATTCCCTCGGGCAAGCCCAGGGATCTCGGACTTCCTGAGCTGTGACTCTGCCTCTTTCTCACAAGAAAGTAAAGCAAAAAGAAGCGAGCAGAGGGATGGATATTTATTGTGAGAAGAAACTCCACGTTTTCTCTAATTTATACAAGGCAGTTCTCCTGTTCTTTAAACATTACGGGAACAGGTGGGTAGGAACTGCCTCCTCGCTCAGCTGGTTGCCACATAGCAGGGTCTTAACCTAGGACGCAGGGCTGGGAGACCTCAGCCCTCCCTGGAGGGGAGCAGGGGCATGGCTGTCCACCCTGTGTCATTGGATATGACCGTCTCTTCCTGAGACCCTCACAGCAGGAGCAAACCAAGAAATCTGACTGAGGAAGTGGCTCCCATGCGCCAACTCTGAAGCACTTAACTCTAAAATAACTGTGAATGTGGGAACAAGTTGCTTTTAGACACATACACGcttttttttcagtcttcagTGTGTGATTTCCAAATTAAAATGTTATGTATTTTGTCTTGGGTCCTCTTAGCTGCTGAAACAAAGATCACAGACCCCACAAGAGCCTCTACTTCACTCTCAAATGGATTCCAAAAAACAGCCCCAGCGTGTCCAACAGAATAGAAACTGGATTTCAGATAAAGCAAAGAGAGATGCGATGGGGATGGAAAACACAGACCCCGAGGCCAAAGGGGCCTCTGGGCCCTTGGGGTTGCTGATGAGCAGGAAGATACCCGCGCAGCCCAAGGAGAAAGGGGCCAACAAAAGGACCAGTGGTGACGTGTCTCTGCAGCAAGGTGGCATCAAACAGAAGAAGCGGAAAGCTAGGGAGCCGACTGCCCCCTTGCCTCCAGCCCCGCCCACCGAGTAAGTACCGCAGGACATGGTGATGGACACGGCCTCCCCGACTGAGGCCTCTCTCCCTAAGGAGGCTGAGGCTGGTGGCCCCTCTGTCACCTTACCCTGGGACTGTGGGTTTCTTTGTGGGTAATTCAGGTAATTTAGAATTAACCTAGGGTAAGTCTATTCTGCTAGAACGTAGGCATAGCGGAGGCTGACCCTGTCCCATAGCTGCTATATCTCCAGGGCCCAGAACAGGGCTTGGCACCTCATGGGCCCCCAGGAAAgacttgtggaatgaatgaacacCAAAACCAGAAAGACTTGCGTTCAAAACCGATGCCCGTGTCTTGCCAGCTGGGTGGTTTGGGGCAGGTTCCTGAGGCGCCCTGAGCCGCAGCGTGGTCACCTGCGCTGGGCCTGTGAGGCTCCCGCGCCGCCCCAGTGCCAGGCGCTTACTCAACGAAGCCTGGGTGTCGCCCACACAGGAGCCCAGTCAGCAGCTGCCTCTCAGTGGCTGGGCAGGGGGTGGCATGTCTGTAAGTCTGCCTGGCTGCGTGCCGCTGGGGGTTGAGGACACAGTGGCTGAAGGTCTCAGGAAGCAGCGTTTGAGGGCCTGCCGTGTGTCCCAGTGCCAGGCGTCCTCTTAGGAAAGAGCGGTCCCCGCTGGGCCCTCCATCGAGAAGGGGCAGCCGAGGGGAGCGGACGGACGACGCGCTGAAGTTGTTTCAGTGATTCCCGCGGTGTGGTCGGGATCAGTCCCGCGAGGGCGGAGCCTGTCGGGGCGGAGGCCAGAGGGCCTTCCGGTCGGCCAGTGCGTCTGGGAGGAGAGGACTCAGCGGCTGTGCATCCCAGCCTGGGCGTCCCTGTCTGTGCGCTCGGCACGGGGACGCTGCGGGCACCAAGGGGTGTCTGAGTCTCCGTTCTCCTGGCAGCGTGTCTATCCGTGGTTCCCAAATGCCTGGTAGCTGTTTGTTCCGTCGTTGAGAAGAAAGTGTAAGCAACCCTTAGACCTGAGTGGGGGTGGAGGTGTATTTCTGTTTCCTGTTCTTTGTGTTGCTCTGTGGTTCCTGAGTTCTAGCTATAGAGTGCATTTTTAATTAGATGGGTAAGTGCCAAGGTGATCACTGTGGCCAGTGGCCAGGCACATGGGCCTGAGCGTCCTCAGAGCGCGCCACACTCGCCACCACGCTCAGCCCGTTCTCCCCTCTGTCTTTTAGAGACGACATCTGGTTTGACGATGTTGATCCAGCAGACATCGAAGCGGCCATCGGCCCAGAGGCAGCCAGCATAGCGAGGAAGCAGCTGGGTCAGGGCGAGAGCAGCGTCACGCTGGTGAAGGAGCGGGCCTTCGGCGGGTACGCAGGCCCCATGGGCTGCACTCAGCCTTGGGGGACCGGCGGGGTCTTCAGGGCAGGTGCCTCGGCGTCTGGCTGAGCCCGGTCCTCGGCATGTTGCTGAGTGGCGGAGCTGGGTCCCAGGCCCCACAGGGTTAACCTGGAGCCTTGGTTCCCCCTCAGGCTGACTAAAGCCTTAGCCATGGACTGCGAGATGGTGGGCGTGGGCCCCAAGGGGGAGGAGAGCATCGTGGCCCGCGTGTCCCTGGTGAACCAGCATGGGAGGTGCGTGTACGACAAGCACGTGAAGCCAACCCAGCCAGTGACCGACTACAGGACCGCGGTCAGCGGGGTCCGGCCCGCGGACCTGGCGCAGGGTGGGTGGCTAAGCCGGGCACGGCCCTGGGAGCCCGGCGGTGTCTCCGTCCTCCCGAGTGGGCGGGCCTTATGTTGGCCTGGCTGCCTTTCGGTCACCTGACCTTCAGCCAGGCCAGTGTTCCCGAACTGCAGTGTCACTGGGCAGCGGGGATGGAGCAGGTGTTGAAGGAAGGCCGCTGGGAGGTGCAGACGGGCCTggggaggcgggtcaggtggccGGGGCTTCTGTGAGGACCGGCGAGCAGTgggaggcctggcctggcctggccagGGCGGGTTCTCGCAGGTTCCCTAAGGTTCCCTACGGCCGCAGCGTTGGAATGAGGTGGGGGGGCAGGCGGTGGTGAGCCGGAGGTGTCCCATCTTGGGACACACCCAGGGGGCTGGTCTGTGGAGTCTGCCCTTGGACGAGCTGTGCTCGGGGGCCCTGAGATCGGgcctggagggatcctgagggcaggAGCTTGAAGCAGCGGCCCCACCACCTCCTCTGGGCGTGTGGTCTCTGCCATCCACGCCTCTCGGGTCCTCGAGGACGGCCCACGAGGCTGCCCGGCCACTCCTCGGCCGCAGGCTCTGCCAGTGCTGCCTGGGCCGGGTGGGAAGCCCCAGGGCACGAGCAGGGTTGGCACCGCCTCCCCTTGGCGCCCCCTTCTGAGGGCCTGACCCACCCGGGGCCCCGGGTCTGATGGGGCAGGAGCGCTCGCTCTCAGCATGCCGCTGAAACCCCTTCTGTGTGTGGCTCCAGGAGAAGAGTTTGAAGTTGTTCAGAGGGAAGTCGCGGACCTGCTCAAGGGCCGGATTCTGGTCGGACACGCGCTGCACAACGACCTCAAGGTGTCTGCCCGCGCCTCTGTGCCCCGCGGCGTCGGAGGTGCCGCACGCAGTGAGAGCCGGGGCCGAGGCTGCCGCCCCACCCGGCGACAGCCCCCACTCCTCAGGGCAGAGACCCTCCCCGGGCGGGGGCACCCCGGTCCCTGTTCCCTCGAAACCCCAGGCAGTCCCCGTCTCACAGGCTGGCCCCTGACGGCCAGCACGGTGGGCAGCAGGCCAGCTCCCAGGGCCCCTTCCTGCCCCCGAGGGTGGGGCTCGGCCTGTACCCAGCAGGTCTCTGCCGCGGGCCACAGTGGCCCGCTCGTTGGGATGGGGAGCTTGGGGCAGCAAGTGCTCTCAGCTCGGAGGCCCCAGGGCTCAGGCTCCCCCTTCAGCGCCTGCGCCCTCCCCGCCCTGGTAACCTGGGCAGACTTGCCCTCCACCCTCCTGGGCCTGTCTCAAGGTCGTGGGGGGACCCGTTTCATCCCTGACACCCTGTGTGTATGTGACACAAACTCAAGTACGGGACAAATGGTCACgggttccctggtgactgagtCTCCGTCTTCCCCACCTCTAAGGCTGTGTTTCTGTCCGTGCGTTCTCTGCTGAGCATCGCCTGTCCCGCGATAATCGCCCCCGGGAGCTCAGGCTCACATCAGTGCCTCATCCTGTCTGTGTGTTAGGTGTGGGACTCAGAAAGGGGCATCTTTCTGCAGACAAACACCAAAACGCCCGTCATACCTTCCTCCTCTAGGCACTGTTTCTGGGCCACCCGAAGAGGAAGATCCGAGACACTCAGAAGTATAAGCCTTTCAGGACCCAAGTGAAGGTACCTGAGACCACGTGGCTCTGAAAGCCTGGTTCACTTGATCATGGGTTCTGGTCCCTCGAGGCTGGCTTCCTGGTTAAAGGTGTttgggtttggtttggttttcccTTTTAACCTTTAAAACTAAGAGGAGGGACTTTCCTActtgtccagtggttgggacgtGGCGCTTCCATTGCTGGgggtccaggttcagtccctggtcaggaaactgagatcctgcatgctgcacggttcagccaaaaaaaaaaacagtgaaaaaataaacGAGAGTCACAAGGAGAATTagacatttaaaaaggaaaagtaatcTTGGAGAAAAAAGACTTGGCCAACCCAAAGTTCGTGCTGCTGAGGGCAGTGAGTCCACTCTCCTCTGATCACACCCCCAGCCGCGGGGCGGAAGGCGCGTTGTGTGTGTTCCAGAggcagagccccccccccccaagagcAGGGCCGCCCAGGGCCAACGATGCACAGTCCCTCCCGGGTCCTCGGCAGGCCGCCCCCCCTGCCCAGGCCCCACCCAAACGTAATGACGTGCTCCCCTCTCCCTGGCAGAGTGGACGGCCATCTCTGAAGCTGCTTGCAGAGAGAATCCTGGGGATTCAGGTGCAGCAGGCGGAGCACTGTTCGGTAAGTGCATCCTGGGTGACAGGCCTCCAGATGCCGGGTGGGTGACGGGTGATGGGCCTCCGGGTTGGCCGTGCTGAGCTCGTGGGCAAGGTGCAGCGTCACCTGATGTTGGCACACACACTTCACACCGGCTGCTCCTGGTGCGCTGTAGTTGGAGAGAAAGGCCCGTCTAGATCGCAGGCCCCCAAGGGCTGAGGGGGAGGCTCTGGGCCCCAAGAGCCTGGCCCTCTGGGCGTCAGTCTGGGCCCGCGGCCCTCCCGTCTGCCTTCCAAGTCGTGTGGCGTCCGGGGCCCC includes the following:
- the REXO4 gene encoding RNA exonuclease 4, encoding MVKARRPAAARAPRAPRAPAPEAGPVRKPKRKKRVWRNKAREAGGTPGDDPGVVAVRPPKAPEDFSPNWKALQELLKQRSQTPQEPLLHSQMDSKKQPQRVQQNRNWISDKAKRDAMGMENTDPEAKGASGPLGLLMSRKIPAQPKEKGANKRTSGDVSLQQGGIKQKKRKAREPTAPLPPAPPTEDDIWFDDVDPADIEAAIGPEAASIARKQLGQGESSVTLVKERAFGGLTKALAMDCEMVGVGPKGEESIVARVSLVNQHGRCVYDKHVKPTQPVTDYRTAVSGVRPADLAQGEEFEVVQREVADLLKGRILVGHALHNDLKALFLGHPKRKIRDTQKYKPFRTQVKSGRPSLKLLAERILGIQVQQAEHCSVQDAQAAMRLYVLVKRDWESLSGDRRSPAPKAGSQDA